The following are encoded together in the Aciduricibacillus chroicocephali genome:
- a CDS encoding RidA family protein, which yields MLKEINTSKAPAAIGPYSQAIQAGDFLYVSGQIPLDPSTGEVVEGIENQTKQVLENLKAILTEAGTDFSKVAKFTIFIKDMNDFATINEIYGNYLEKPYPARATVEVARLPKDVLVEMDVVAYLK from the coding sequence ATGTTGAAAGAAATCAATACAAGCAAAGCACCAGCAGCGATCGGTCCATACTCTCAAGCAATTCAGGCAGGAGACTTCCTATATGTTTCCGGTCAGATTCCACTTGATCCGTCAACTGGAGAAGTTGTAGAAGGTATCGAGAACCAGACAAAACAAGTTCTTGAAAATCTGAAAGCAATCCTTACTGAAGCAGGCACAGATTTCTCCAAAGTAGCGAAGTTCACAATCTTCATTAAAGATATGAACGACTTTGCGACAATCAATGAAATTTATGGCAACTACCTCGAGAAGCCTTATCCGGCACGAGCGACTGTTGAAGTAGCACGTCTTCCAAAAGATGTTCTTGTTGAAATGGACGTTGTCGCTTACCTTAAATAA
- a CDS encoding DUF1002 domain-containing protein: MKRTMQLTLVSLLAFFMTLGTALPAFASDGSNADTDVINEKLGVPIVVYGGSLTADQKEQVRQQLDIKDPANTKEYTVTGQDIQKYINGDPSSRMFSSAKITRQDKGKGININIVTPDNITEVTSEMYANAMLTAGVEDANVDVSSPVKVTGHSALTGIYKAYDAAGADLNKDRMELANEELDVTTDLAKKDGMNSEKATQLMTDIKKEIADKKPATREDVEQIVNDQVNKLEISLSDKDRQLLIDLFDKMRNLNIDFSKVKTQLNDLTGKLKDKMDELGIDQGFWEKVVAFFKSFFQAIVDFFKGLFG; the protein is encoded by the coding sequence ATGAAAAGAACTATGCAACTTACATTGGTGTCGCTGCTTGCATTTTTCATGACACTTGGAACGGCATTGCCGGCATTCGCATCCGATGGCAGCAACGCGGATACAGATGTCATTAACGAGAAGCTTGGTGTGCCGATCGTCGTTTATGGCGGTTCACTGACAGCAGATCAGAAAGAGCAAGTGCGCCAACAGCTGGATATCAAAGATCCGGCGAATACAAAAGAATACACTGTAACCGGACAGGATATACAAAAATATATCAATGGTGACCCGTCTTCACGTATGTTCTCATCTGCGAAGATTACCCGCCAAGATAAAGGCAAAGGCATTAATATCAATATCGTCACACCAGATAACATTACTGAAGTAACGAGTGAAATGTATGCGAACGCGATGCTTACAGCCGGGGTGGAAGATGCGAACGTAGATGTTTCCTCACCGGTTAAAGTTACGGGCCACTCAGCACTCACAGGTATATACAAGGCGTATGATGCAGCTGGTGCTGATTTGAACAAAGACCGTATGGAATTGGCGAATGAGGAGTTGGATGTAACGACTGATCTTGCCAAAAAAGATGGCATGAACAGCGAAAAAGCGACTCAGCTCATGACAGATATTAAAAAGGAAATCGCTGACAAGAAGCCGGCAACGAGAGAAGATGTCGAACAGATTGTAAACGACCAGGTTAATAAACTGGAAATCTCACTAAGTGATAAAGACCGTCAGCTGCTCATCGATCTGTTTGATAAGATGCGTAACTTGAACATTGACTTCAGTAAAGTTAAAACGCAGTTAAACGATCTGACAGGGAAGCTGAAAGATAAAATGGATGAACTCGGCATCGATCAGGGATTCTGGGAGAAGGTTGTTGCTTTCTTCAAATCTTTCTTCCAGGCAATCGTCGACTTCTTTAAAGGTTTGTTTGGTTAA
- a CDS encoding DUF1450 domain-containing protein yields the protein MGIVVVEICDGNMITVIDLESILEGEFPEVAVLMSDCLSFCGMCAVRPYAIVNNKRIYGKTPEEALEKIRQAIRDELAQYDI from the coding sequence ATGGGGATTGTCGTTGTTGAAATATGTGATGGCAATATGATTACCGTTATTGATCTTGAATCCATTCTTGAGGGAGAATTCCCGGAAGTGGCAGTTCTGATGAGTGACTGTCTCTCCTTTTGCGGTATGTGCGCCGTCCGTCCATACGCCATAGTGAACAATAAGCGCATCTATGGAAAAACGCCGGAAGAAGCTCTTGAGAAAATCAGACAAGCGATCCGCGATGAACTCGCACAATATGATATATAA
- a CDS encoding DEAD/DEAH box helicase, translating to MACYEKNHVQELIYDRNNQIWNAQVEGSEKYFVEVRFTEGENQFTSHCDCPPFDLYGECKHEVAVLLAIAEYNEAEAADEHAFSKRDYDIAAYFMNSIAEAGHQETVNEAGPAKEQMQVEYIGRWTYGRLFYLEMKTGVKRRYVVRNLGEFLDDVFEGEEHEFTKKFTYDGQVHYFRPEDMEMLEVLHGIQRNSEIYDQPSFNYYHDELRDKRYVVVPPYAMKDLIAKLSKLNFVLIEGQKEYTEIAISEDQLPFQFVLEREDTGNDLVFTLEGTDGAKFYRNYDLVFQDGIFYFPNKKQLPIIGEMLRFSQGVKRMPVQKERADLFLSEVLPSLKNVGKVNIAEEISEEIIDKPLEAKLYLEMKETVIGGRLEYHYGKEVIEPFAGRKTGNQLILRDAAKEQKIMNLIEHANFRFNGKELYIEADDDTLYNFLYEVLPQMSRHLEVLMTNELRQFLVDTPPEAATNIRVDESANLLDIGFSIEGVSQDEVEAVLAAVIEKKRFYRLQSGAFLSLGGEEFQSVQHFFAEMDLTAADTVNGRLSLPMFRGMEVDELIDTKKVYDHAFHKLLGHLQSPERQDYPLPEQLNAELRSYQETGYQWFRSLSDYHFGGILADDMGLGKTLQSIAYIASIDSDKPHLIVAPSSVIYNWKNEVEKFAPHLRVAVMTGTPQEREEKIQEGNELDIWITSYQTLRQDIELYRELQFQTLILDEAQYIKNYQTKTSKAMREVKASRKFALSGTPIENSIDELWAIFQVIMPGLMPNHRKFKELSHEKIARMTRPFILRRLKTEVLTELPEKIESVQISELTKEQKELYIGYLNELRQETANSLRTGSFRENRMKILAGLTRLRQICCHPSLFLENYEGTAGKLEQLIQLIETLMESGKRMLIFSQFTSMHELIAKILDKRGIGYFYLHGQTKSKERVEICERFNNGENSIFLISLKAGGTGLNLTGADTVILYDLWWNPAIEDQAAGRAHRFGQKNVVQVMRLIAEGTIEEKIYALQQKKRELIDAVIQPGEAALTGITEDDVRELLSI from the coding sequence TTGGCCTGCTATGAGAAGAATCACGTCCAGGAACTGATCTATGATCGCAACAATCAGATCTGGAATGCGCAAGTGGAAGGTTCGGAGAAGTACTTTGTGGAAGTCCGTTTTACAGAGGGGGAGAACCAGTTCACTAGCCATTGCGATTGCCCGCCTTTTGATCTGTACGGAGAGTGCAAGCATGAAGTAGCGGTGTTGCTCGCCATTGCTGAATATAACGAGGCAGAGGCGGCGGATGAGCATGCGTTCAGCAAACGTGATTATGATATCGCGGCCTATTTTATGAACTCCATCGCGGAGGCGGGGCATCAGGAGACAGTGAATGAAGCTGGCCCTGCAAAAGAGCAGATGCAAGTTGAATATATTGGCAGATGGACGTATGGACGATTGTTCTATCTGGAAATGAAAACAGGTGTCAAACGTCGATACGTTGTGCGCAACCTTGGTGAATTCCTCGACGATGTGTTTGAAGGGGAAGAACATGAATTCACAAAAAAATTCACCTATGATGGGCAGGTTCACTATTTCAGACCGGAAGATATGGAAATGCTGGAAGTGCTTCATGGAATTCAGCGCAACAGCGAGATTTATGACCAGCCATCTTTTAACTACTATCATGATGAATTGCGTGATAAACGCTACGTCGTCGTACCTCCTTATGCAATGAAGGACTTGATTGCAAAGCTTAGCAAACTGAACTTCGTTTTAATAGAAGGACAAAAAGAATATACAGAAATTGCAATTAGCGAGGACCAGCTGCCTTTCCAATTTGTTCTGGAAAGGGAGGATACAGGTAACGATCTCGTCTTCACACTGGAAGGAACAGATGGGGCTAAATTTTATCGCAATTATGATCTTGTATTTCAAGATGGAATATTTTATTTCCCTAATAAAAAACAGCTGCCGATCATTGGTGAGATGCTTCGCTTCTCACAGGGTGTCAAGAGGATGCCGGTTCAGAAGGAAAGAGCGGATCTCTTCCTCTCAGAAGTACTGCCTTCACTGAAGAACGTAGGGAAAGTGAATATTGCCGAGGAAATATCTGAAGAGATTATCGACAAACCACTCGAAGCAAAGCTCTACCTTGAGATGAAGGAGACGGTCATTGGCGGCAGGCTTGAATATCATTACGGCAAAGAAGTGATTGAACCTTTTGCAGGGAGAAAAACTGGAAATCAGCTTATTCTCCGAGATGCTGCCAAGGAACAGAAAATCATGAATTTGATCGAGCATGCGAATTTCCGTTTCAATGGCAAGGAATTATACATCGAAGCGGATGATGATACTCTATATAATTTCCTTTATGAAGTATTACCTCAGATGAGCCGACATCTTGAAGTACTTATGACGAATGAACTGCGCCAGTTCCTCGTGGATACGCCGCCTGAAGCAGCTACGAATATCCGTGTTGATGAATCAGCGAATCTTCTTGATATCGGTTTCTCCATCGAAGGGGTTAGCCAAGATGAAGTCGAAGCAGTACTTGCCGCAGTTATTGAGAAGAAACGATTCTACCGCTTGCAATCAGGGGCATTCCTTTCGCTTGGCGGAGAGGAGTTCCAGTCGGTGCAGCACTTCTTTGCGGAAATGGACCTGACAGCTGCAGATACGGTGAATGGTCGTCTCTCCTTACCGATGTTCCGCGGCATGGAAGTAGACGAACTGATAGATACGAAGAAAGTGTATGATCATGCATTCCATAAATTATTAGGACATTTGCAGTCGCCGGAGCGGCAGGACTATCCGCTGCCTGAACAACTGAATGCGGAGCTTCGATCCTACCAGGAAACGGGATATCAATGGTTCCGATCCCTGTCTGATTATCATTTCGGAGGCATTCTTGCGGATGATATGGGACTCGGTAAGACACTTCAGTCAATTGCTTATATTGCATCCATAGATAGTGACAAACCGCATCTCATAGTAGCGCCGTCTTCGGTTATTTATAATTGGAAAAACGAAGTCGAGAAATTCGCTCCGCATTTGCGTGTCGCTGTAATGACGGGAACACCTCAAGAACGTGAAGAGAAGATTCAGGAAGGCAATGAGCTGGATATCTGGATTACTTCCTATCAGACATTACGCCAGGATATTGAACTTTATCGTGAGTTACAGTTCCAGACTTTGATACTTGATGAAGCACAGTATATAAAGAATTACCAGACGAAGACGTCAAAAGCGATGCGTGAAGTGAAAGCCTCTAGGAAATTCGCTCTTTCTGGAACACCAATTGAGAACTCAATTGATGAATTATGGGCGATATTCCAAGTGATCATGCCGGGACTTATGCCGAATCATCGTAAATTCAAAGAGCTCTCCCATGAGAAAATTGCACGCATGACTCGTCCGTTCATTCTGCGCCGCCTCAAGACAGAGGTGCTAACTGAACTTCCGGAGAAAATAGAATCCGTCCAGATCTCTGAACTGACAAAGGAACAGAAGGAGCTTTATATCGGGTACTTGAATGAACTGCGTCAGGAAACTGCAAATTCACTGCGCACTGGCAGCTTCCGTGAGAACAGGATGAAAATCCTTGCAGGACTGACGAGACTGCGCCAGATTTGCTGTCACCCTTCTTTATTCCTCGAGAATTATGAAGGAACTGCAGGGAAGCTAGAACAACTGATACAGCTCATCGAAACCTTAATGGAAAGTGGCAAGAGAATGCTCATCTTCTCGCAGTTCACTAGTATGCACGAACTGATCGCGAAGATTCTTGATAAGCGTGGCATCGGTTATTTTTATCTTCATGGCCAGACAAAATCAAAGGAACGCGTTGAAATCTGTGAACGATTCAACAATGGGGAAAACAGTATTTTCCTAATCTCGTTAAAAGCGGGAGGTACCGGATTGAATCTGACTGGAGCCGATACGGTTATCTTGTACGACCTTTGGTGGAATCCGGCAATTGAGGATCAGGCGGCAGGCAGGGCGCATCGATTCGGACAGAAGAATGTTGTCCAAGTAATGCGTTTAATTGCTGAAGGAACGATTGAAGAAAAGATTTATGCACTCCAACAGAAAAAACGTGAACTTATTGATGCTGTCATCCAGCCGGGTGAAGCAGCACTGACCGGCATTACTGAAGACGATGTTCGGGAATTGCTCAGTATATGA
- a CDS encoding TRAP transporter permease, which translates to MVESNLAGNDSLQEMNDRLDELEGSDRKLFGWMAILALIVAVAMSLFHLYTAGVGTLPRMQQNAIHLGFALTLVFLIFPYKKKLGQTKIPIYDLILSALGASTGIYIVAVSGDLLGKVGNPTIFDTVMSFVCLLLVMEATRRVVGKPLVILAFLFMLYAYLGDKYLPGFLGGRAVLPDTINHFGFSWREIAEFMYLSNEGIFGTPITVSAQYVFIFILFGAFLEVTGAGRMFIDLAMSIVGSMKGGPAKAAVVSSGMMGSISGSSVANAVTTGTFTIPLMKRTGFRPHVAGGVEVAASSSGQFLPPVMGAAAFIMADFTGIPYLEIATAAAVPALLSYTAILFMVHLEASKYNLKGIPRKELPSLLKVLASRGFLMLPIIAIVVLLVMRMTPILASFMAIVGAITIALFSYRMQKSLGQGFLVAFVFIGAAYVAHLIFGLNPYVTIVAAGSLLFALIWYALKKRMHVERSLEFGWKEFFKALELGAKNALSVVAACATAGILTGVVTMTGLGPILSSMILDLANNQVILVLLFTMIACIIMGMGLPTTATYIVLAAVMAPALIQIGIPVLAAHLFVFYYGILADDTPPINLPAYATAGIANADPVKTGFQGFKFDMGALLLPFAFTMNPILILQDPDATLIQIIWSIATAFVGIIMWSTFIQGYLLTKYGWIERVLAVAAALVFINTRLWTDFIGMGLFAVIIVYQLWKRKRDGGSYIEQPEAAGS; encoded by the coding sequence ATGGTGGAATCAAATCTTGCGGGCAATGACTCACTCCAAGAGATGAATGACAGATTAGATGAATTGGAGGGCAGTGACCGAAAACTGTTCGGCTGGATGGCGATACTGGCGCTTATAGTAGCAGTCGCTATGTCTCTTTTCCATCTGTATACAGCAGGAGTGGGCACTTTACCGCGCATGCAGCAAAATGCCATCCATCTTGGATTTGCATTAACACTTGTATTTTTAATTTTTCCTTATAAAAAGAAATTGGGTCAGACGAAGATTCCAATCTATGATCTCATACTCTCGGCTCTAGGAGCTTCAACAGGAATTTATATTGTGGCGGTTTCAGGGGATTTGCTTGGAAAAGTAGGGAACCCGACGATCTTTGATACGGTTATGTCTTTCGTCTGTCTGCTTCTCGTTATGGAAGCGACAAGGCGTGTTGTCGGCAAGCCACTCGTAATCCTGGCATTTTTGTTTATGCTTTATGCTTATCTTGGTGATAAGTACTTGCCAGGTTTCCTAGGAGGTCGTGCAGTTTTGCCAGATACGATTAACCATTTTGGTTTTTCGTGGCGTGAGATTGCAGAATTCATGTATCTTTCGAATGAAGGGATCTTCGGAACGCCGATTACGGTATCGGCACAGTATGTATTCATTTTCATTCTGTTCGGGGCTTTTCTTGAAGTTACGGGAGCGGGCAGGATGTTCATTGACCTTGCCATGTCGATCGTCGGTTCAATGAAAGGCGGACCAGCGAAAGCCGCTGTTGTCTCATCAGGCATGATGGGCTCGATCTCGGGAAGTTCCGTTGCCAACGCGGTAACGACAGGGACGTTCACAATTCCTCTTATGAAAAGAACAGGATTCCGACCGCATGTTGCTGGAGGAGTAGAAGTAGCTGCGTCTTCCAGCGGCCAATTCCTGCCACCTGTCATGGGAGCGGCTGCCTTTATCATGGCAGATTTCACTGGTATTCCTTATTTGGAAATTGCAACTGCAGCTGCTGTTCCGGCATTACTGAGCTATACGGCGATACTGTTCATGGTCCATCTTGAGGCGAGCAAGTACAATTTGAAGGGAATTCCGCGCAAGGAGCTGCCTTCACTCTTAAAGGTATTAGCAAGCCGCGGGTTCCTTATGCTGCCGATTATTGCGATTGTCGTACTCCTCGTTATGAGGATGACACCAATTCTCGCTTCGTTCATGGCGATTGTCGGAGCAATTACAATTGCACTCTTTTCTTATAGAATGCAGAAGAGTTTGGGCCAAGGGTTCCTCGTCGCATTTGTCTTTATTGGAGCGGCTTATGTTGCCCATTTAATATTTGGCCTGAACCCATATGTAACCATTGTTGCGGCAGGAAGTCTGCTATTCGCTTTAATCTGGTACGCTTTAAAAAAGAGAATGCATGTTGAACGCTCATTGGAATTCGGCTGGAAGGAATTTTTCAAGGCGCTTGAACTTGGTGCGAAAAATGCACTTAGCGTCGTCGCGGCTTGTGCGACAGCCGGTATTCTTACAGGCGTCGTAACAATGACTGGACTTGGTCCAATCCTTTCCAGCATGATTCTTGACCTTGCGAACAACCAGGTCATTCTTGTTCTTCTGTTTACGATGATTGCCTGTATCATCATGGGTATGGGGCTACCGACAACAGCGACGTATATTGTGCTCGCGGCTGTCATGGCGCCGGCACTTATCCAGATCGGCATTCCGGTCCTCGCTGCGCATCTGTTCGTATTCTATTATGGTATTCTTGCGGATGATACGCCGCCAATCAACTTGCCGGCATATGCGACAGCAGGGATTGCCAATGCAGATCCTGTGAAGACTGGGTTCCAAGGCTTCAAGTTCGATATGGGCGCCTTGCTGTTGCCGTTTGCCTTCACGATGAATCCGATTTTAATATTACAGGACCCAGATGCAACACTCATCCAAATCATTTGGAGTATCGCTACAGCATTTGTTGGCATTATTATGTGGTCGACATTCATCCAAGGCTATCTGTTAACGAAATATGGATGGATTGAAAGGGTACTCGCTGTTGCAGCGGCTCTCGTTTTTATCAATACGAGACTCTGGACCGATTTCATCGGAATGGGGCTGTTTGCTGTAATTATCGTCTACCAGCTTTGGAAGCGGAAGCGGGATGGTGGCAGCTATATTGAACAGCCTGAGGCTGCAGGAAGTTAA
- a CDS encoding TAXI family TRAP transporter solute-binding subunit yields MKKLIVLLFAIVLVLAGCGSAKDSSDKKGGGSSNSAGKGERITIGTGGTSGTYYPLGVAMAQQIFTKTEGVSKANAVSTGASVTNVQEMGSGKYQLALVQNDIAYYGMKGETLKDFEGKKVDNIAGLTSLYPEDVQIVTTADSKIKTLDDLKGKKVAVGDQGSGAEANARQILDAAGITYKDFKAEYLGFGDASQGLQNGTIDAAFITAGAPTSAIQELGASKKVNVLSLDEDIIKKLTDKYPYYTERDIPAKTYGDYGQKEDIKTVAVMAILIVDKNLPEDVVYNMTKDLFEKKDKLESAHARGADVSLDTALDGMSIDLHPGAKKYFDEKGIKQK; encoded by the coding sequence ATGAAAAAACTGATTGTTCTGCTATTTGCAATCGTGCTCGTTCTGGCAGGCTGTGGAAGTGCGAAAGACTCATCAGACAAAAAAGGTGGCGGCTCTTCTAATTCAGCTGGTAAAGGTGAACGTATTACGATCGGTACTGGCGGCACAAGCGGTACATACTACCCGCTCGGCGTAGCAATGGCTCAGCAGATTTTCACAAAAACTGAAGGTGTTTCCAAAGCGAATGCTGTCTCAACTGGTGCATCGGTAACGAATGTACAGGAGATGGGCTCGGGTAAATACCAATTGGCACTCGTACAAAATGATATTGCTTATTATGGGATGAAAGGTGAAACGCTTAAAGACTTTGAAGGTAAGAAAGTCGACAATATTGCAGGACTCACTTCACTTTATCCAGAAGATGTTCAGATTGTCACAACTGCTGACAGTAAAATCAAAACTTTGGATGATTTGAAAGGTAAGAAGGTTGCAGTTGGAGACCAGGGAAGCGGTGCAGAAGCGAACGCACGTCAGATTCTTGATGCAGCTGGCATTACGTATAAAGATTTTAAAGCTGAATATCTCGGTTTTGGCGATGCTTCACAAGGATTACAAAATGGAACGATTGATGCAGCATTCATCACAGCAGGAGCGCCGACTAGTGCAATCCAGGAACTTGGTGCAAGCAAGAAAGTGAATGTACTCTCTTTGGATGAAGATATTATAAAAAAACTTACAGACAAATACCCTTATTACACAGAGCGTGATATCCCTGCGAAGACTTATGGTGATTACGGACAGAAAGAAGATATTAAAACAGTGGCCGTTATGGCGATCCTCATCGTGGACAAAAATCTTCCTGAAGACGTTGTCTACAACATGACAAAGGATCTGTTCGAGAAAAAGGACAAATTGGAAAGTGCACATGCAAGAGGTGCGGACGTATCACTCGATACAGCACTTGATGGCATGTCCATCGATTTGCATCCTGGTGCGAAGAAGTACTTCGATGAGAAAGGTATCAAACAAAAATAA
- a CDS encoding lysozyme family protein: MKKRKLRVFRSLVFAVFLFAGLIALVNWVLDSALNFNPREETRSQRVSEQVLEYEPLVARYAKEKGVSEYTDVLLAIIMQESGGRGKDPMQSSESSCGKRGCIKNPDQSIKAGVAHFANMLNDADGDLELAVQSYNFGRGFITYAKKESGGYTQDTAIDFSKKMYAKVKDKEKYRCIRPDSKKFDACYGDIYYVKSVMAYRPAIASES; encoded by the coding sequence TTGAAAAAACGTAAACTGCGCGTCTTTCGTTCGTTAGTTTTTGCTGTATTTTTGTTTGCGGGTCTTATCGCGTTGGTGAATTGGGTTTTGGATTCTGCTTTGAACTTTAATCCAAGAGAAGAAACGCGTTCTCAGCGTGTGAGTGAACAAGTCTTGGAGTATGAGCCACTCGTAGCCCGTTATGCAAAGGAAAAAGGGGTTTCAGAGTATACAGATGTCCTTCTGGCGATTATTATGCAGGAATCTGGCGGCCGGGGAAAGGATCCAATGCAATCATCTGAAAGCAGTTGCGGTAAACGAGGCTGTATCAAGAATCCTGATCAGTCAATCAAAGCCGGGGTTGCCCATTTTGCGAACATGTTGAATGATGCGGATGGAGATCTTGAGCTTGCTGTGCAATCCTACAACTTCGGCCGCGGCTTCATCACTTATGCCAAGAAGGAGTCGGGCGGGTATACTCAGGATACGGCGATAGATTTTTCGAAAAAGATGTACGCCAAAGTAAAGGACAAGGAGAAATACCGGTGTATCAGACCGGACTCCAAGAAATTCGATGCATGTTACGGAGATATCTATTATGTGAAGTCGGTGATGGCTTACCGTCCTGCAATAGCGTCGGAAAGCTAG
- a CDS encoding 3D domain-containing protein, whose translation MKKMVAAVATGIVITGTAATSVSAADYQVKAGDTLWNIAQTHNTSVDSIIKNNGLKGTIIYPNQTLSVGGGSSNTQVAQNNGSYTVKSGDTLFKIAKANGVSVGTLKQWNNLSGDLIVVGQKLSLSGQVQQPAQAQPQQAPVQQSASQQQAPVQKQQAPVQKQQAPAQTQQAQPQAKQTSNPQGKQITVQSTAYTADCAGCSGVTATGVNLKANRNAKVIAVDPSVIPLGSKVYVPGYGTAIAADTGGAIKGNRIDVHVPSKSQAYNWGRKSVTVTVVQ comes from the coding sequence ATGAAGAAAATGGTAGCAGCAGTAGCTACAGGAATCGTTATTACTGGAACGGCGGCAACAAGCGTATCAGCCGCAGATTATCAGGTAAAAGCGGGAGACACTCTCTGGAATATAGCTCAGACTCACAATACATCGGTTGATTCAATTATTAAAAATAATGGTTTGAAGGGTACAATCATCTATCCAAACCAAACACTTTCAGTTGGTGGCGGAAGCTCCAACACTCAAGTTGCACAAAACAACGGTTCATATACAGTAAAATCCGGAGATACTCTATTCAAGATCGCCAAAGCGAATGGTGTATCTGTTGGAACATTGAAGCAGTGGAACAATCTTTCTGGTGATTTGATCGTAGTAGGTCAGAAATTGAGCCTTTCAGGTCAAGTTCAGCAGCCGGCTCAAGCACAGCCACAACAGGCTCCAGTGCAGCAATCTGCTAGCCAACAGCAAGCACCAGTTCAAAAACAACAAGCTCCTGTACAAAAACAGCAGGCACCAGCTCAAACACAACAAGCTCAGCCACAGGCTAAGCAAACTAGCAACCCACAAGGCAAGCAGATCACTGTTCAATCAACAGCGTATACTGCCGATTGTGCTGGATGCTCTGGTGTAACAGCAACAGGTGTTAACTTGAAAGCTAATCGTAACGCTAAAGTAATCGCAGTTGATCCAAGTGTTATTCCACTAGGTTCTAAAGTATACGTTCCTGGTTACGGTACTGCAATTGCAGCAGATACTGGTGGCGCAATTAAAGGTAACCGCATTGATGTTCACGTACCATCTAAGAGCCAAGCCTATAACTGGGGCCGCAAATCTGTAACAGTAACAGTTGTACAGTAA
- a CDS encoding DUF1850 domain-containing protein, protein MLLVLFILALASMLLIRVPVIYGIDEEGEVLLKKRVSPGDELISEYVHSVEKCPMKERFKVNHNLDILLKESWNCNFGAGIESSLPEGTTGSFENGYYKIKGINQQFNEIQFHPVAIAKQRLMVRNKTWDLYKEPFEGRTFTLKTGRMSLAEYLLK, encoded by the coding sequence GTGTTGCTGGTTCTTTTTATCTTAGCTTTGGCAAGTATGCTGCTCATCAGGGTACCAGTCATCTATGGTATTGACGAAGAAGGGGAGGTCCTTCTGAAAAAACGAGTGAGCCCTGGTGACGAGCTAATCTCGGAATATGTTCATTCAGTAGAGAAATGCCCGATGAAAGAAAGATTCAAAGTTAATCATAATTTGGACATTTTGCTGAAAGAGAGCTGGAACTGTAATTTTGGAGCAGGCATTGAATCTTCTTTACCTGAAGGAACGACAGGCAGCTTCGAAAATGGCTATTACAAAATTAAAGGAATTAATCAGCAATTCAATGAAATTCAATTTCACCCGGTAGCTATTGCAAAGCAGAGATTGATGGTTCGTAATAAGACGTGGGATTTGTATAAGGAACCGTTTGAAGGCAGAACTTTTACTTTGAAAACAGGCAGGATGAGCTTAGCGGAATATTTGCTGAAATAA